A segment of the Agarivorans albus genome:
TCACGTTGGTTACTTGGTCAAAGTAGCCCGTACCCACTTCTTGTTGGTGAGCTACGAAAGTGTAGCCTCGGTCAGCAGCTTGGAACTCTTTCTCTTGAACCATGTTCACGTAGTGCTTCATGCCCTCGCCCTGCGCATAGTTGTGGGCAAGATCAAACATGTTGTACCACATGTTATGAATACCGGCTAAGGTGATGAACTGGTACTTATAACCCATGTCGCTAAGCTCTTGCTGGAACTTGGCAATGGTTTCATCATCGAGATTCTTACGCCAGTTAAACGATGGTGAACAGTTGTAAGCTAACAGCTGACCTGGGTGCTTAGCATGAATAGCTTCGGCAAATTTGCGAGCTTCTTCCAAGCAAGGTGTTGCAGTTTCACACCAGATTAAATCGGCGTACTCAGCATAAGCTAGGCCTCGGCTAATCGCTTGGTCGATACCCGCACGTACTTTGTAGAAGCCTTCAGCTGTGCGTTCGCCTTCTACGAATTCGGCATCGTAAGGGTCTACATCTGAGGTTAGCAAGTCCGCAGCGTTAGCATCTGTACGAGCAATCACCAAAGTAGGAACACCGGCAACGTCAGCTGCAAAGCGTGCTGCAACCAGTTTTTGCACCGCCTCTTGGGTTGGAACCAATACTTTTCCGCCCATGTGGCCACATTTTTTAACTGAAGCAAGTTGATCTTCAAAGTGAACACCAGCAGCACCCGCTTTAATCATGTTCTTCATTAGCTCGAAGGCGTTTAACACCCCACCAAAACCCGCTTCTGCGTCGGCAACAATTGGCAAGAAGTAGTCTAAGCCACCATTAGCAGGAGACAGACCATTGGCCCATTGAATTTGGTCGGCACGTTGGAAAGAGTTGTTAATGCGCTCAACCACTTTAGGCACTGAATCTACTGGGTATAGCGATTGGTCAGGGTACATACTAGAGGCAGAGTTATTATCGGCGGCAACCTGCCAACCCGACAAATAGATAGCTTCGATGCCCGCTTTAGCTTGCTGAACGGCTTGGCCACCGGTTAAAGCGCCTAAACAGTTAACATAACCTTTTTTAGCTTGGCCGTTTACTAAGGTCCATAGCTTCTCGGCGCCACGTCGAGCAATGGTGTTTTCAGGGATAATAGAACCACGCAGTTTCACTACTTCTTCAGCAGTATAAGGACGCTTAACGCCTTTCCAGCGAGGGTTCTCTGCCCAGTCTTTTTCTAATGCTTGAATTTGCTGTTC
Coding sequences within it:
- the aceA gene encoding isocitrate lyase, which codes for MTLTREQQIQALEKDWAENPRWKGVKRPYTAEEVVKLRGSIIPENTIARRGAEKLWTLVNGQAKKGYVNCLGALTGGQAVQQAKAGIEAIYLSGWQVAADNNSASSMYPDQSLYPVDSVPKVVERINNSFQRADQIQWANGLSPANGGLDYFLPIVADAEAGFGGVLNAFELMKNMIKAGAAGVHFEDQLASVKKCGHMGGKVLVPTQEAVQKLVAARFAADVAGVPTLVIARTDANAADLLTSDVDPYDAEFVEGERTAEGFYKVRAGIDQAISRGLAYAEYADLIWCETATPCLEEARKFAEAIHAKHPGQLLAYNCSPSFNWRKNLDDETIAKFQQELSDMGYKYQFITLAGIHNMWYNMFDLAHNYAQGEGMKHYVNMVQEKEFQAADRGYTFVAHQQEVGTGYFDQVTNVIQGGQSSVTALTGSTEEEQFS